Proteins co-encoded in one Erinaceus europaeus chromosome 2, mEriEur2.1, whole genome shotgun sequence genomic window:
- the LOC103107605 gene encoding olfactory receptor 2T33-like codes for MEKRNSTSDFILLGLFKDTRPHLFLFMVVLTIAIASVTGNTLTILLIHQDSRLHIPMYFLLSQLSLMDLMLVTTIVPKMAANYLTGKKSISSAGCGLQIFVSLTLGGGESFLLAAMSYDRYVAICHPLRYSVLMNWQLCWQMTLGSWFLGAADGLMQAAATLSFPYCRAHEIDHFFCEGPMLVRLACTDTSVYENVMYICCVLMLLIPFCLILISYSLILSAVVQMRSTEARKKAFATCSSHLTVVGLFYGAAIFIYMRPKSYRSANHDKIVSAFYTIFTPLLNPLIYSLRNSEVKGAFQKWLGKCANINHE; via the coding sequence ATGGAGAAGAGAAACTCAACTTCAGACTTCATTCTCCTAGGACTTTTTAAAGACACAAGACCTCATCTCTTCCTATTCATGGTGGTGCTGACAATAGCCATTGCTTCCGTTACAGGAAATACCCTCACAATTCTTCTGATTCATCAGGACTCCAGGCTCCACATACCCATGTACTTCCTACTGAGTCAACTCTCCCTCATGGACTTGATGCTTGTTACTACAATTGTGCCCAAAATGGCTGCTAACTATTTGACTGGCAAGAAATCCATCTCCTCTGCAGGTTGTGGGTTGCAAATCTTTGTCTCGCTCACACTGGGTGGTGGAGAGAGTTTTCTATTAGCAGCCATGTCCTATGATCGCTATGTGGCTATCTGTCACCCACTGCGATACTCTGTCCTCATGAACTGGCAATTATGTTGGCAAATGACTTTGGGTTCTTGGTTTCTGGGAGCAGCTGATGGGCTGATGCAGGCTGCAGCTACCCTCAGCTTCCCATATTGTAGGGCACATGAAATTGACCACTTCTTCTGTGAGGGCCCCATGCTGGTGCGTTTGGCTTGCACCGATACATCTGTGTATGAGAATGTGATGTATATCTGCTGTGTGTTGATGCTCCTGATCCCATTTTGTCTCATCCTCATCTCCTATAGTCTCATCCTCTCTGCTGTTGTCCAGATGCGTTCTACAGAAGCTCGGAAGAAGGCTTTTGCCACCTGCTCCTCACATTTGACAGTGGTGGGTCTCTTTTATGGAGCTGCCATTTTTATCTACATGAGACCCAAATCCTACAGGTCAGCGAATCATGATAAGATTGTGTCAGCATTCTATACCATCTTCACCCCTCTGCTGAACCCTCTTATCTATAGTCTGAGGAACAGTGAAGTCAAGGGAGCTTTTCAAAAGTGGTTGGGTAAATGTGCAAATATAAACCATGAATAA